One genomic region from Vanacampus margaritifer isolate UIUO_Vmar chromosome 2, RoL_Vmar_1.0, whole genome shotgun sequence encodes:
- the dnm3b gene encoding dynamin-1 — MGNRGMEELIPLVNKLQDAFSYIGQACNLDLPQIAVVGGQSAGKSSVLENFVGRDFLPRGSGIVTRRPLVLQLISATAEWAEFLHCKGKKFTDFDEVRQEIEAETDRVTGANKGISPVPINLRVYSPNVLNLTLIDLPGITKVPVGDQPVDIEQQIREMIMQFITRESCLILAVTPANTDLANSDALKLAKDVDPQGLRTIGVITKLDLMDEGTDARDVLENKLLPLRRGYIGVVNRSQKDIDGKKDIKAALEAERKFFFSHPAYRHIGDKMGTPRLQKVLNEQLTNHIRDTLPAFRSKLQSQLLALDKEAEEYRGYRPDDPSRKTKQLLQMVQQFSVDFEKRIEGSGDQVDTVELSGGAKINRIFHERFPFELVKMECDEKEMRREISYAIKNIHGIRTGLFTPDMAFEAIVKKQIIKLKEPCVKCVDMVIQELINTVRQCSNKLECFPRLREETERIVTSHIRDRESRAKEQVLLVIDIQLSYINTNHEDFIGFANAQQRSSQTNKSQSSATNQVIRKGWLTINNISIMKGGAKEYWFVLTAESLSWFKDDEEKEKKYMLPLDNLKVRDVEKSFMSSKHIFCIFNTESRNVYKDNRTLELACDSQDDVDSWKSSLLRAGVYPEKTTTVESESSTTTSDNFSMDPQLERKVETIRNLVDSYMAIVNKCIRDLMPKAIMHLMINNVKEFINAEMLAQLYSAGDQNALMDESQEQAQRRDEVLRTHQALKEALAIIGDISTTTITVPLPPPVDNSWVGGTSGGRRSPPPSPTAPRRMSAGQRPAPRGAPPPPNRPGPLGPFNNSAESPQAPSRPNRAPPSIPSRRPPPSPTRQVPP; from the exons ATGGGAAACCGTGGCATGGAGGAGCTGATCCCTCTGGTCAACAAGCTGCAGGATGCGTTCAGCTACATCGGCCAGGCGTGCAACCTGGACCTGCCGCAAATCGCGGTGGTGGGCGGCCAGAGTGCAGGAAAAAGCTCAGTGCTGGAGAACTTCGTGGGCAG AGACTTCCTGCCCCGTGGATCTGGCATCGTCACTCGCAGGCCCCTGGTTCTGCAGCTTATCAGCGCTACTGCAG AATGGGCCGAATTTCTCCACTGTAAAGGGAAGAAGTTCACAGATTTCGATGAGGTTCGCCAGGAGATTGAAGCTGAGACGGACCGTGTCACCGGGGCCAACAAAGGCATCTCTCCCGTCCCCATCAACTTACGCGTGTATTCCCCAAATG TGCTGAACTTGACTCTCATCGACTTGCCGGGGATCACCAAGGTGCCGGTTGGAGATCAGCCTGTTGACATCGAGCAGCAAATCCGGGAGATGATCATGCAGTTCATCACCAGGGAGAGCTGCCTGATCTTGGCCGTCACTCCCGCCAACACTGACCTTGCCAACTCGGACGCCCTTAAACTGGCCAAGGATGTTGATCCTCAAG GTCTGAGAACTATCGGCGTGATCACCAAACTGGATTTGATGGACGAGGGCACAGATGCCCGTGACGTGCTGGAGAACAAACTGCTGCCACTGAGAAGAG gCTACATTGGCGTGGTGAACCGCAGTCAGAAGGACATCGATGGGAAGAAAGATATCAAAGCAGCTCTGGAGGCAGAGAGAAAGTTCTTCTTCTCTCATCCGGCGTACCGACACATAGGGGACAAAATGGGCACCCCACGCCTGCAGAAAGTGCTCAATGAG CAACTGACCAACCACATCCGAGACACTCTGCCAGCCTTTCGCAGTAAGCTTCAGTCCCAGCTGTTGGCTCTGGACAAGGAGGCCGAGGAATACCGAGGATACCGACCAGATGACCCGTCCCGCAAAACCAAGCAGCTGTTGCA aatggTGCAGCAGTTCTCTGTGGACTTTGAGAAGAGGATCGAGGGTTCAGGTGACCAAGTGGACACTGTGGAATTGTCAGGTGGAGCCAAAATCAACCGCATCTTCCATGAGCGTTTCCCATTTGAACTGGTCAAG ATGGAGTGTGATGAGAAGGAGATGCGTCGTGAGATCAGTTATGCCATCAAGAACATTCACGGAATCAG GACGGGCCTGTTCACTCCAGACATGGCGTTTGAAGCCATTGTGAAGAAACAGATCATCAAGTTAAAGGAGCCCTGTGTCAAGTGCGTGGACATGGTCATCCAGGAACTCATCAACACTGTACGCCAGTGTTCCAACAAG CTGGAATGTTTCCCAAGGCTGCGTGAAGAAACAGAGCGAATTGTTACTTCTCATATCCGAGACCGAGAAAGTCGGGCCAAGGAACAG GTTCTGCTGGTGATAGACATTCAGCTCTCTTACATCAACACTAACCATGAGGACTTCATTGGCTTTGCAAA TGCTCAGCAAAGAAGCAGTCAGACGAACAAGAGTCAGAGTTCAGCAACAAATCAG GTCATCCGCAAAGGCTGGCTGACCATAAACAACATCAGCATCATGAAGGGAGGAGCCAAAGAGTACTGGTTTGTGCTTACTGCTGAGAGCCTCTCCTGGTTCAAGGACGACGAG gagaaagagaaaaagtaCATGCTCCCTCTGGACAACCTGAAAGTGCGTGATGTTGAGAAGAGTTTCATGTCCAGCAAGCACatattctgtatttttaatacaGAGTCAAG GAATGTGTATAAGGACAATCGCACTCTGGAACTGGCTTGTGACTCTCAGGATGATGTGGACAGCTGGAAGTCTTCTCTGCTACGTGCCGGGGTCTACCCTGAGAAGACCACCACG GTTGAAAGTGAGTCCTCCACTACCACCTCGGATAACTTCTCCATGGACCCGCAGTTGGAGCGAAAAGTGGAAACTATCCGTAACCTGGTTGACTCCTACATGGCCATTGTTAACAAGTGCATCCGGGATCTCATGCCTAAGGCTATCATGCATCTCATGATTAATAAT GTGAAGGAGTTCATCAATGCAGAGATGCTGGCCCAGCTGTACTCTGCAGGTGACCAGAACGCCCTGATGGATGAGTCCCAGGAGCAAGCCCAGAGGCGGGATGAGGTGCTGAGGACCCACCAGGCTCTAAAAGAGGCCTTGGCTATCATTGGGGATATCTCAACCACCACCATTACGGTTCCTCTGCCACCCCCTGTTGACAATTCTTGGGTTGGGGGAACAAGCGGTGGTCGCAG GTCACCTCCTCCAAGCCCCACTGCCCCGAGGAGGATGTCTGCAGGCCAGCGCCCAGCACCTCGAGGagccccaccaccaccaaaccgCCCGGGTCCCCTGGGGCCCTTCAATAACAGTGCCGAGAGCCCCCAGGCTCCGAGCCGCCCAAATAGGGCCCCCCCAAGCATTCCCAG TCGACGACCACCACCATCTCCTACAAGACAAGTACCGCCATAA